The window TATTATAATAAGCTCTATATCTGCATTGTCAACATGCAGATTAGCTGCTATTTGTAGTttatatttgcttttatttctgCAATAACTGGAGTGAGTACAAATGAGGCTAACTTACAGGTATATTTGCCAACACTAAGGCCATAAAGACCAAGATTGAAAGACCAGAGTTTTCCTTTTAATATGAAAGTATGTGCATATAAATAcattcatatgtgtgtgtgttgtcttttcAGGTGAGGTTTTCAGCCTTCAAAGTTGTGAATGTCCTGGCAGTGTGCTCCATGCCGTTTGCAATCCACCTTATAGACTTTACCAAGAAGAACCGACCCATCGCCAGGTAACACAGTACTATACATCATCACACTAATCACCATTATCAGAATCCAGAATCTGTCAGAGCAGTATTTAGAAATATTTCATTGTACTGATTTGTTCCCTCTGTAGCAGATCTTACCCCTCAGATGTCAGCCCAGAATCTCTTAAGTTTGATTATGCTAATTTTTTTGGGATCATTTGAGTTATAAATGTTGATCTCATAAGGAAAAATACAGATCACTGTCATAACTACCTACcattgtcatttattttgatttagtttagcctgaaaatgttacattttttacTAGTAGTGATTCAATATTTGCAAGGACAGGATGACCTCTAGTGGTGGGAGCACTGGTCGGCACTTTAGTATGCATTTGGCACCACAAGCAGGCAGAATATGTTGGTGTAGTCAGCCTCTAATTCACTTGTTTATATGATAACATATGACGCACTGGCATCATGTAATACTCTCAAAGCTGTATACGTGCATGTTTTTTAGATATATGTGCTGAAAGCCTTTAATACTTaaccctgtgtttgtttgtcagttATGAACCAGAGCTCCATCCTGCTGCCACGTACAGGATCAAACACATCAAGGCTACTGTACAGGTGTTCTCTACTGGCAGCATCACAGTTACAGGTAACTCTCACATTTGCATAcctacacgcacacatacagacTAACCTCTCACCCTCATTTACTAGAGGGCACAACAGCTTAAAAGATTGAGGTCATGTTGTCCTAATGCACTTTTATGCTCTGTTACAACCAGAAAAGAGGTTTGTAAATAACCCGATTCCTCAAGGAATTTTACTCAGAGTGAAATAGTTTATGCCCTCTTTGTATGTCGTGCGTTAGGCTGAACTTGACCCAAACAACTGCTGTGATCTGTGATTCTCCATTTTTTCTGTATGTTGTCTGGAGCTTTTTCTTGTTTATTGTACTCGAAGCTTATTCTTATGCTCTCATCCCACCCTCACTCCTCCCTATCCGATCGTTCAGGACCATGTGTGCAGAACGTGGCCACAGCTGTTGAGCAGATCTACCCGCTGCTGTTCGAGGTTCAGAAACCCCTCCgcaaataaaagaagacgacggAGGGAATGAAGGAAAAGAGGAGAGCCCGTCTGATTCGTTTGTTACAAGTGAGGAAGCACCTTATCCTTGGATTTATTTGCTCGATTTTATCACTACGCGGCAACAGACACAAACTTTTAACACAATCAACGGACTGGATGTCACCGGGATTTAAAAGAATCCCCTCAACAACCCTTGTCGGAGTTTTAAAACTTCCCTCTCACAAAAACATAGTTGTTGTTGTGGATTGTGTCGCTCTTGTGATTTTAACAGCCTAAAAGTGCATCTTTCAAACATCAGATCCTTCAGCGGAAGTAGCTCCTCCAAACGTGACTGACACTGAAGGGGGGAGGCAGTTATCTGCTCTCGCTCTTTATTTGCTCTGGGTTTTTTTGCATGGACacagaaaaaacagttttacaacagtCTAACTATTTCAATGACTAACAGTTGTGACCATTGCGAAGAGTCAGTATGTGAAGACTAAGAAGCCTCAACTTTAACCCTATATACAAGAAGTCGTCCCATTTGCTACATACTCTAGATCTCCGTCCATGGGTCGTTTGCAGACGCAAATACATGGCAACCACTGTATTACCCATATTTTTGCCCAAAGGGAAAAACAGCAGTCAAACCATAGACTGAGTCTTGACTGTTACACATGTACACACGGTAAGAGCAGGTCCTTAAGGAGATGCACATATCCACTCACAACACACAGTCATGATCTCTGATTTTAATAGTTGGTTTCTCACATTTCCTTACTTAGTTTGGTTGTCAGTTCACTATAAATGTGTAAACTGTGGCATTGGATCAGAATGCACACGCGTTATCTCATTTCATTTCTTGTCATTtcctaaaaaaatacttttaaacaCAATGCAAAGAcgaaatagttttttttcttggctGGACAATGTACAGAATAAGCTCGATGTCCTACATTTTTTGGTATGTAATGAAAACGTTTGAAGGGTTCAGGTATATTTGATTTTTCAGGCGGTCCGTTGTTGAGCCATAAGCTCCTTTCACACGGCCTGTTCAAGGCGGGAATGTTGCGCCGTTATTCCACCTCGCTGTCCTGTATGAAAGGTACGGAGATGGAAAGAGGGGAGAGAGTTGTTCCGCCGCTGAGCCGTCAGTGGAGGTAGTCGCAGAGCCGAGCCGATGGCAGgactacacgcacacacgctaCACGCAGACGCTGTTGTGTTTAATGTCACACCCCTTTTGCTCCCCCGATGCGGGCGTGATATATAAAATCGCACAACAGGCCGGTATTATGCCGCCATTGTTTTGTTCAGTGTGAAAAGCAAAGCTGGCGTAATGGCAGTATTGCGGAAtctctgtgtgaaaggggctatAGACTCCCCTCACGCTTTTACTTAACTCAGCTACTGGTTAGAGAACTCATAATTACAAAGCAGCCAGTCTTCAGTTAACTCGTCTGTCACTCATTGAGAGGTTTGGCAACACATTCATTTCAATTTGTGAAGCAACGTACGACCACACACAGTGTTGAAAGAGGACATGCCGACAGCATTAGCcagtctgaaaaacaaacccTTCACAGAATATCATTctcctaaaaaacaaaaaacaaaggtttagtgttttttttaaatagaaaaccCTAATGACAGGCAACatagatgtatgtatataataaagGCATCTGATGGAAAAGATGTagataaaaaacatgttgtcTCAAGTATGTGGGATGGACTTTTTGAACCAGTGTCAACTGAACATTTGTGACACTTGTTCagaattttgtattttgtataaaaataaagGTTCATGATAAAACAAGGCCACCACAGGACTACTGTTCACTTCAACGTCCTCTCTTTTTTGTGTATGCGTGTCCTGATTACAGGTGGAGAGAAGCACTTTCAATGGGTTTTCAGTGTGACACgatacaaatgaaaaaaagataagGAGATGTATCAAagtacagattaaaaaatgtgcaattttaATTGTTAACAAGTCCACACAAGTCATTCATTCTCACAGTAAAACATCCCACTTGTTAATCACCTAACTATAATTTTGGCATTACAGacgcaagtaaaaaaaaacactcagcaCTTTTCACTCTTCGTACACTACAGTACTAGTTATACTATCTACTCAATATCACTACGACACCTGATGAGTTTAATATTTCTTGTTGAGGATTCAGCAGCCAGGCATAGCTTACATCGAAACTGAGCGTGTTGATTCATCATCAGACACCAGAGAGACACCAGGCTCACCCTACTTAATGTAGATTACAGTGTGTTCTTTAGCATAACTGGTATGACTGGTTTGAGCCCTGTTGGTGTATATGTTATTACATCCCATATGACAGGGAGCAGCATATAATGGTCATGTTAAAGTAAGTAGTTTGCAAATCAAAGAATGTTACATACACAGACATTTGAAGTGATTAGCGTCTTATTTTTTAGTACATTGATTTGTCCATGATAGTCCAAAAAGCCAATCTTTACCAGCCGCAACAGCGACGCCGGTATTGTTTTCACGTCGTgagtctgcgtgtgtgtgtgtcatagcAAAATGTGGACCTGGaaacacctactgtagcaggaactacaTCAGGTGCACAATTCTGTCTGGGGACAGATTTTGGCAATGCAGTAGCGTTGTAACTTTGTAAGATTCAGTAACAAAACATTACAGGTgcgtagttgagatcaaaaaaaaaaaaaaatacccctTCCTGAATTATTGTAGCTGTATTCGTAGATAGGGAGGTAAAGAAAGAAGGgaactaaataaatataacgACATTCAATCCCCATTGTTTACCTTTTTTGCTGCGTTTTAAAAAGCAAGAGTGAACCCTGAGATATCCTCATTTGAGCAAATTCACAAATACTTCTCAATTATTGAATTCTTTACTGCATATGTCATTTTCCACCATCCCTGTCCTATTGATTTGTTCCTTTACATACACACAGCATGTAGCAAGAAGGAACTTTAAAGACAGAGACATAATGATAGGAATCAGCTGGAACAGATGTGGGTGAGATATACGAGTTGTACCCCAGAGTCTTAACAGTGATACTATATCGTCCTTCTTGATCCTTTTACTATCGACTCTCCTTCAGGTGAGGTGTGCAGTTGtggtctgttaaaaaaaaaaaaagtcaagatgTTTGCTGGAATCTCTGCTGTTGATCAGGCTCTCCTGAGAAATCCATTTCACAAACCGGTTTACTAGATACATCGATAACATTAAAGTCATGCGGAAGCTGCCATTCACTTCTTAGCCAGTTCTTTGGATATCTCCTCCAGCGTGCGACCTTTGGTCTCTGGGACACAGAGGATGACGAACACCAGGAGAACAAAGCACATGGCAGCGTAGAGGAACATCACATTGGGAAGGCCAATCTTTTCTAGAAAAACAAGAGCAAAGAAATGTGTCCTCAAAAGGCTGAACATGGCCTCAGGCAGAATGcttgtgtgttttacctgttataacATTACGCCTACGCCTTGTTGACTCGatattaacctttttttttctttttttttattgaggaaTGTTTTTCTACACAGGATTAAAAACTGAATTGCTCTGACgttcagggctgcaactaacgattattttcattgtcgattaatctattgattattttctcaattaactgattacttgtttggtctataaaatgtaagaagatggtgaaaaatgtcaatcagtgtttcccaaaagccaaagatgacgtcctcaaattgtttgttttgtccacacaactcaaagatattcagtttactgtcacagacgagtaaagaaaccagaaaatattcacatttaagaagctggaatcagagaatttttttttttttcctttaataattactcaaaccgattatcaaaatagttggcgatttatttaatagttgacagctgatcgattaatcgttgccgTTCTAATTAAGTTTAAATGAACTTGACAGACATGacataggcaaaaaaaaaaagggctgcaactaataaaaaaagaaacggTTCATATCAAAGACTACAAATTTGAATAGTGACAAACTGTTTTAGGTGTCTTCCTGTTTTGCTAGTGCCTCCACAACAGGTAGGCAGTGTGACTGAACCAGTAGTAGGAACAAGGTGAGACACACCTCATTATTTCAAGAACAAACAAATGAAACGTGTTTAGCATGAAAGCTCTGGCTGTAAACCGTATAGAGTTTGCTGGTTGTTGTGATCTATCTTGGCCTGTTCCGGGCAAAAGATACAGAAATGGATCTACTAGTGAGTACTTGCCTTAATTGCATAGACAGTTTCAGTAAAATGATAGCTCTACCACAATTACTTGAACCtacaattaataaataacacacacacacacacacctgtaattGTGAGGAAGGTCATGGAGATGAGCAGGTTAGTGGCCCAGTTTACAGCCGACACCACAGACACCGCCCTGCCTCTGACTCCCATTGGAAAGATCTCACTGAGAACCACATACACCACTGGAAAGAGAAGGAAACAAAGACATATACATTATCTGGGGAACTTGAGCGTTTCAATGTATACTTTACCTAGGCCTAGTTATTGTATGATAACCAttgttgtactttgtacttCACAGTACGACGTGTTATAAGCTGCAGGGAAGGGAGTGGGTGAATAAAAGTGACTGAATGGGTTCTTACTTGGTCCGAGGCTAATGGAGAAGGCTGCCACATACACCAGCAAGCTGATCAGTGACGCCCACTTCAGTACGGAAGACACTTCTCCAGAAGTCCTTCCTCCTCCTGACTCCCCAATCCCATCATCTTCTTTGTTAGGCCGCTGTGCCTCCTCACTGCTCCACTGGCTGGGGAGGTCAGTAGAAAAAATGCTACCGTTGTCCAAGTCTATAGAGGTTCCGTTTAAATCCCATGGCGTTTGCGTGTGGTTTAGTATAGTTTGACTTTTACACAGGCTGGTGAGGTTAGTGTGGCTCTGCAGTGTCAATGTGCCAAGTGCAATTAGCGACATTCCCATCGCGACAGAACCCACACACAAAAAGCTCTTGGTTCCAAAGCGGTCGACCAGCAGCACGGCCGGGATGGTGCCGACTACCTTCACCACTCCGAACCCTGTGGAGGCCAAAGTTGCCGCGGCGTCACTGTTGAAGCCTACGCTGCGTAGAAGTGGTGAAGCGTAGTAGAGGATGTTAGGCTGACCTGTAGCCTGCTGAAGGAAGACTAAGGCCACGCCTGTTAGCAGCCGTGAACGCAAGTTGGCCTTGGTACTAAACAACTCCCAGAAACTATGCTCTGATTCCTCTTTAAGTCCTGCCTGGATGTCCCTGAGCTCCTTTTCCACATGCACCTGAACCCCACCTCTCATTCTGGCCAGCACTATCCTGGCTCGCTCCACTTTACCCTGGGTAACCAGGAAGCGTGGACTGGGTGGGAGGAATATGAGTACACCGATCTGCAGCAGCGCTGGGGGGATTACCAGTCCAAATGTAAACGCCCAGCCATTGGGCACGGTAGCGAAGGCGTAACTACAGCTGAATCCCAGCATTACACCCACAACCAACATCAACTCATACAACGTCACCAGCAgacccctcctctccctcggGGAGATCTCCGCAATGTACAGACAGGCTGCCGTCCCCGACAGCGCCGTTCCCATGCCGACTATCACCCGGCCCAGCGTGATTGCAATAAATGAGGTGACTGCGATGTGCACGACGCTCCCTACGACCACCACGGAGGCGCTCAGGAGCAGAGAGCAGCGGCGGCCGTAGCGATCCAGAATAGGACCTCCGGCCAGGCAGACGAGGAGAGCGCCGAGCAGGATGGAGCTGACCAGCAGTTCTTGTTCCcggcaggagagggagaggagaccCCGCAGCTGCAGCAGGACTCCAGAGGTCAGGCCCAATTCATAGCCCAGCATCAGGCCGCTCAGAGAGGCTGTTCCAGCCGCTACCACCAGCAGCCAGCTGCTGCCtggagagagggacagaaacagagagagagtcagagaatATAAGATATCAGCTTCCCAACAAAaggctacctacctacctgtatGCAATCTGCCCGTGCCCTGATGCATTACACCGGAGTCTTCCGCAAGCTGCTAGCTCGACAACTGTGAGTACAATAGGCATGTTTGTTGATTACATTCGTTACAATATGTTTaagttcataatgataattttgggggagtggttTTGGAGGGAGCCCTGAAGGGACGAGCTGTCAGGGTTGCCAACTTGGCatctttctcgctagatttagtgacGTTTagagctactttcattggaaaggAGTTGGGGTgagtttttcagttggatactTTCAAAATCGAGCTGGTTTCTCCAATATTGCTGACCCCAGCTTTAATACGCTTTTAAACATTAGTAATTATACTGTATTTAGGCAATTATTATATTGAGAATGTGCACAACTTAAGGTACATAAAATGACACTAAATTGGCCACAAATGACTCTGCCCCAGGTGTGGGTGTATTTCCTTCCTAGTTAGATATTTGTCACGCTCATTTTTTAGCAGCAAGGAAGTCACGAGGGAGATGATCAGGTCGACGTGTCGGCGAGCATCTGCTACATTGAGGTGTTAAAGAGCAAGACACCGCACGGCAGTGAGCGGGGCCAACAAGACAACCATTTGTTCCTTCTGAGCGATCAAACAAGTAGTGTTCTTGTTTACGGCTAGTAACGTTTTAAAGCAGCCGATGGTCTCATGCGCAGTTGCAGTAATCAGGTTATTAGCGTGATAATCTCACCAAAAGCGGTGTTGTCAGGCAGCagcaaaatataatacaatatgttATTGTGTCCATACATTGTTGTCATAGCACAGAAACTCAACTAACAAAACCTTCAGTCAAGGAAATGAGTTATAGTAAAAAGAGAATCTAAATCGCCCATCACAAGAGGCACTGTACGTACATACATGACAGCATGATGTCAGAGGGGAGAACGCTGTAAAAGGTCACTTAGCATCAATAAATCActacacaaaaataaaacatatggtaatatattttaaaggacCTGGATGCCATAACTTTTGGCAGGGTCACAGCTTTTCTCCCCCCAACCATGAGTTGTCTTAAAAGTGCTGACTGTGTGGAATTAGAGGTCGGATGTTCACAAGAAGAATGCCCATCAATCCTGTAAATCATTGTGAGCGTGCACGCATGCTTTGTCTTGCCACTGTGAGCTAACAGATATGTCTTATCATTAGAGAGATAGGAAAGAAACAAATCTGAGTGAATCAAAAGTGATGAGCTTAGCATGTGGACATATATactatttacatatatttcaaACTTATGAATTAAAAACTGTGTAATATGCATGAGCTTTTTTTGATATTCATATGAACAGTCATAAACTTCCACCATTATTGATCCTTGTACTTGTTTTATTGCTGAAATACTGCTGTCGACGTCCATTTTTCCTTTGACAGCTTTGACTAAACAAGACTGCACttgaattattattgtttaaacgtgctaagtttgtttttataacaGGCTGTAGACTTAGATGCTAAGGTATTTAAATGCAATTGTCCTAATAATCTTGCTAGTGAGACTTTTTTCTTTCGTTCTAACGTCATTCTCATGGCCCATGCAAGAAAAACAGAAACGCAGCTGCAAACTGCAGGGTCCTATAAAGTAATTTGCTTCAACTGTTACACTGCATACCCCTCTCtggattacaatatttaatatatgtAAGACTGTACTCTCTTGTAATGAGTCTTTAAGCTACTGTATAATCGGCTTACAGTTTAGTTACATTTCTACTTCAGGTTTCTTCCTGAAACATttaaaactagagaccatcttgcgatgggatcacaccagccgatATGCCAAATCAACCAATGGCCCCTTCCCCATTCCTACACCCCTACATCCGGCGCCCTTGCTTGGACCACGGCAATCTTCGAAGTAGACTTTCATTTGATCTTAACTACCCATCTGTAAAGTTTTGGGACTGtatcttgcacggttgtgacgCTATTGCGCTGTCCTCAGACACACAGTTATACCTGTCTCAAAAccgcctctgtggtagttcctgatATACGGCTTCAGGACATATTTTGCCATGATGAGTCACATGCAGACTCACAGGGTGAAAACAATGCCAGCATCGCTGTCGTGGCTCGTAATGAGATTAATACAGATATAATACTCTGGTAAgaaactttacttaagtacttcTACTTTTTCAATCCTGATGCCGATACTCAGAATTGGGTCATTTTACTGAGTCGAAATTACTAGGCTCACTATTCTAATGTGTAAGGTAACAAGCTGGGACATTCATACAAaacatttaacacatttttacagCTGGTTTCTGTAATGTAATGGTATTTTAAACACGTAGTTTAGCACACAAAAGGCTTCATCCAGAAACAATTTTGCCCCAGTAAATGCTTTAGTGCAAGGCAACAGATTAAATATGTGCTGACAGGCAGTTTGTGATGAGTGCGTGATACGTTTTTTGGTATAATGCCCCCGAGGTTAGAGTGACCCAGGACACAGGcataaaaaacatcataaataaCTTTTGACTTCATCATTAATCCACGTTTAAGAAAGAGCGGACGTGAAGAAGTTAGTTAGTTTTAGCTGAAAGATCACTGATCTCATGTTCAAATTTGGAAATTCATACATCTTTTCCAAAAATCTGAGTTTTCTGAGTTATCTGGATAACTTTGTTGAGTAAAAAAAACCCAGAGCAGGACTTTTTACATCAGTCCAAGTTCCAGATTTGCGGGGGGGCTGTTACTAAATCTAGAGTTATCTAGAGTTCGCTATCTAGTTATCTAACTGAATCATCAGGTACACCCTCACTAAACATTCAAATTATTTAACATGTAacctcaaaacaaaacaatagcaCTCCTATGGCTTAGACTTgtattcacataaaaaaaaaaaaaaacattttatctgATAAACATAATGTTACAGCCATCTGTGTTTACCTGGTTCTCTGGATGGGTTAAGTTTCTGGGTCTCAGAGAGGTTAGAGGTCATCATCTTGGTCTCACTGTTGGGGTCCATCTTCAACCACCTCTAACAATAGGCCtagataaaacaaatacaaaccaACACATTCAAACAAAGAAACACCATTAATTCTGCAAACTAAACATGAAACCAACAGACCCTCCCAATTCTGCACAGACACACCTGAAATACTTCCCTGAGGTAAAGGACTACGCACCAAGTCCTGAATATGCAGTAGGATAATTCTTCTCTAAAAACAAGTTTAAATGCTCCCCGTATGTTTGGGGATGAAGCAGATGGAAATCGAATTCCTATCTAACTGATGCCAATAGACACACATGACAAAATTCGACCCTAATTTTagatatataaacatatttttttttacaaatcaggCCTAATTATTcttaggaatgcaccgatactggatcggatatcgggccgatactgactcaaatagctggaacAATGGAGCCAATCTAaccaattcaattttatgttgatatactatatacattatatactagaattttaattgctgtttaagttttgactgtTTAAGTTGCTGGTAAATTtctattcagtaaatgtatatctatatattttttttttgtcacattttgttttacaaagttaggaaacgAATGTTTAAgttaagcctgatgttgcccTACACATAAAAAAGTGATACtgcagtcacttccacacagtgaggcatacaacttattaattaaacactggcatcagatcggtactcggtctcggttgatacccaaagcccaggattgaaaaagtctgattggtgcatccctaattattcTTATATACTGGCTTTAGAAATGATAAAACCAACCGCTATACCATGAGGCATATTTAACTTTCTccaaaatacagaataaacCAATCCTGGTGCAGCAAAAAAGGGTGAAATTTGAATGATCATCAGATTcccctccttttccttttctcaGTAATCCTGGGTTAATTTTTACCTATATTAAATGCCTTTTGTTGACTCTGGATACAATCAGCAAGCTCCCATATAAAAAAGCCCTGTCATAAATACCAGCTCTGTGAAGCTCACAATGGACAGATGCAGCTGGCTGGAGATGTTGAGTGAAGTTGGGAAAAATACTTTCTGTGATTGTAGTTTTTTGTAGTGTTTCACACTGATTAAGTTTCTGGTAACCTTTGACCTTAGACCCTCATATGGTTTATTATTTTGTTGGCATACAGAAATGGTCTGGGAGACTTATTCCCAGTTGTCACACTAAGGA is drawn from Sebastes umbrosus isolate fSebUmb1 chromosome 18, fSebUmb1.pri, whole genome shotgun sequence and contains these coding sequences:
- the slc2a12 gene encoding solute carrier family 2, facilitated glucose transporter member 12 isoform X1 → MDPNSETKMMTSNLSETQKLNPSREPGSSWLLVVAAGTASLSGLMLGYELGLTSGVLLQLRGLLSLSCREQELLVSSILLGALLVCLAGGPILDRYGRRCSLLLSASVVVVGSVVHIAVTSFIAITLGRVIVGMGTALSGTAACLYIAEISPRERRGLLVTLYELMLVVGVMLGFSCSYAFATVPNGWAFTFGLVIPPALLQIGVLIFLPPSPRFLVTQGKVERARIVLARMRGGVQVHVEKELRDIQAGLKEESEHSFWELFSTKANLRSRLLTGVALVFLQQATGQPNILYYASPLLRSVGFNSDAAATLASTGFGVVKVVGTIPAVLLVDRFGTKSFLCVGSVAMGMSLIALGTLTLQSHTNLTSLCKSQTILNHTQTPWDLNGTSIDLDNGSIFSTDLPSQWSSEEAQRPNKEDDGIGESGGGRTSGEVSSVLKWASLISLLVYVAAFSISLGPMVYVVLSEIFPMGVRGRAVSVVSAVNWATNLLISMTFLTITEKIGLPNVMFLYAAMCFVLLVFVILCVPETKGRTLEEISKELAKKPQLHTSPEGESIVKGSRRTI
- the tbpl1 gene encoding TATA box-binding protein-like 1 is translated as MDSSNDDALDIIITNVVATFRTRCHLNLRTIALEGTNVIYKPEVGKVLMKLRKPKITASIWSSGKIICTGATSEDDAKRGARRLARVLQKLGFKVRFSAFKVVNVLAVCSMPFAIHLIDFTKKNRPIASYEPELHPAATYRIKHIKATVQVFSTGSITVTGPCVQNVATAVEQIYPLLFEVQKPLRK
- the slc2a12 gene encoding solute carrier family 2, facilitated glucose transporter member 12 isoform X2 is translated as MDPNSETKMMTSNLSETQKLNPSREPGSSWLLVVAAGTASLSGLMLGYELGLTSGVLLQLRGLLSLSCREQELLVSSILLGALLVCLAGGPILDRYGRRCSLLLSASVVVVGSVVHIAVTSFIAITLGRVIVGMGTALSGTAACLYIAEISPRERRGLLVTLYELMLVVGVMLGFSCSYAFATVPNGWAFTFGLVIPPALLQIGVLIFLPPSPRFLVTQGKVERARIVLARMRGGVQVHVEKELRDIQAGLKEESEHSFWELFSTKANLRSRLLTGVALVFLQQATGQPNILYYASPLLRSVGFNSDAAATLASTGFGVVKVVGTIPAVLLVDRFGTKSFLCVGSVAMGMSLIALGTLTLQSHTNLTSLCKSQTILNHTQTPWDLNGTSIDLDNGSIFSTDLPSQWSSEEAQRPNKEDDGIGESGGGRTSGEVSSVLKWASLISLLVYVAAFSISLGPMVYVVLSEIFPMGVRGRAVSVVSAVNWATNLLISMTFLTITEKIGLPNVMFLYAAMCFVLLVFVILCVPETKGRTLEEISKELAKK